In Sesamum indicum cultivar Zhongzhi No. 13 linkage group LG1, S_indicum_v1.0, whole genome shotgun sequence, the sequence TTCATAAGCAACTCAATGCATGTGCAAGTGAAAAACTCGTTGAAttaacaagagaaaaaaaaaactgaaatactTGTGGTAAGtaacggttttataaaagaaagcatttaaaaagaaataaaaaattgtgaacaattttctaaatacaaaaatcataGAACTTCCCATGTCTAAGATTGTCAATTTGCCAAAACTGTATGTTCCTTGAAAATCATTCCtcaaatttaagaattatataatattgaagaaaGAGTTATCAAatcccattaaaaaaaataaaataaaagtggcATGTAGACAATCCTATATTTTGGCATTAGGGTTCCATTATCAAAGTTCacaaataaatagtttatgaCTGTATAGTAAAGAATTTCTAACTACGATACACCTGCAAACATGAAGATGTCAAGAACATGACACCATGATTTTCTGCACATCCatacaaaatgataaataaacagcatcaaaaaattctaaagcAATCCCATGAAGAGACCCAACAAAATGAATAAACCAAGACTAAATctgcaaaaagaataaagtttTGTTCTTCGTATTGGCATTCAACACTACACATGCATCCTTCAGATTCTTAGCGGcgtaaaaaattcatattcttgttttttccaAATTACAATGGTGATAACGAGGACACTTCACAGAAATCACAACAGGGCCTTAGGTTTTGAAGTTTACAAATCGTAAAACACAATGGATTCAACATCTCTTGATTTTCAAATGTGGGAGAAAAATCAACAGAGTAGAACGGAAAGGAACATGGATTACTTTTCGGATAGAAAAACAAGTCGAGAGGAAACTATAGATACAACGGTTACCATCAGGCTCTAAATGTTGTTAAAATGCATCATAGTAACAGCCAATGTGTGCTTCAGTCGAGTGTTCAAATTTCTACTTAACCCTTTTGAATTCCACACAATTCATAAGAATATGAGATTACTTTAGTTCGCACAAATTTTGACAAACCAAATTCAAGCCCCAGGCCCTCAATCTTCCAAAAACGAGTATAGATCACCTACACTAATCACATAATTTGATATCATAAATGCTCGTtatcaatatatcaaaataaaatgcttGTTATACATAGAACCGAAAAAAGATTTCTCAAGTAAATTGAtaccattttataattatatgctCTATGTGTTATGGGCAAACAAAATCAGATATTGCCTCCATATCCTGTAATATGCATGAGGAcagaattttgaaagaaactAGGATATGAGAAAAGAACGGGAAAAATCATTGGGTGCCACAGTGTAAACCTGTGAATCAAACCGTAGCTCATAGTATACTCCAGTGAAAGGGCATAAACAATATACCAACGATACATCATAAACGAGAAACTTCCTATGCAGACATAAGAAACAgcaaaaatacttcaaattcaagaaacctCTCGGAAATGCActtaagaaaagaatattgCTGATCAATTTGCAAGCTTCTAATGATTTAAGAGGATTATTAAACTCAAGctaaaatagaagtaaaagaGAGTGGTTGAATGGCACTTACATTATAGTGAAaccatatatattaagataggCGAAAGGCGAACCTGATTGGTAGTATAGATAATAGTAGGAAAACAAATGTTGCTATGGCTCCAAAAATGGACCCGAGTCACCGATCAAAGTCAAGATATTACGACATGAGCTCCCATTAGCTTCGAGTAGTAGTCTCACTGTAGATTGTGTTAGACCACCAACATGGTGCAACCAACAAACATCAGTATATTTGCTAGCAACAAGTCATATATAGAATTAGACAACAAAACCAGATTTATCAGAACCAAAGTCCACATGAACCAAGGACAATTAGTTcagaaaatttgagaaaataccACTAACCTctaacagaaaaagaaaatcagtgTAACATTATAAACACAAAGGTAAATATGTAACTATAATGCATACaacatttatattttcctGAAACTTAACATTCTTTCCTTAGTTTCCTATCCCAATCCAGGGGGATCGCAAATTCAAGCCAATCCATAGCATCAATTTCAATAAAGAGCAAGAGTCGCGTATTATGAATTCCGGTGAATATCTTAGCATTAtgaataagagaaaaatataactaagaTAAGGAAACTAGTGACGGGGGATAGAATGAAACTGGCGTCATCTTCATTCCCCCCAGAAGTTCTTGAAGAACTTAGAGcctgaaaatagaaaatagtaaaatatctCCTGCACTTTTGTAACAAATCCACAACCACTAACAATGTCATATTTAATTCACAACAATTTGGTCACTGTTACACATTTCTTCAACCACAGATGAAAGTAACAGAGAAAGACACCTACATACAAACAGGAAAGTGAAATGGAGAAATTCAACACGAAAATGACAatcaacattttttaaatggaATAAGCCGGTGAAGTTAAAATAAGCttgacaatgaacaaaatCGTGTCCAAAATGATGTCTGACACCAAACTTTTCAAAGACATGTCGCTTTTCTCTCTGCATCTAGAAACATTCAACACacttgaaacaaaaataacaacaacaGGTAAGTTAGGAACACAAACCTCCAGAATGCTTGAAGATCCAACCAAAATGAGCACCACAACAATCTGGTAGGCAAAAGAACTGCATTAGTGGACTTTTGAAGATTCAACGTGTCCTCAAGAAACAAgacagagaaaaaaaagaacaagaaagggaaaaacatCAGACCAAGATAAGAGTTCACATGTTCAGTAATCAATTCGTAGTGCTCCAAGATTCACTTATTTCCTACACTATATCAAGAATCGAACCAAATGCAAGAAAATTGGAAACAagaaattggataaaaatacaGTACCTCTCTAAACTCCAACAAGTGAGGGTGGAATCTTCACGCACAActtaaagaaaagaagtgcTGAAAACGGCAAGGGCTGCGCATGCAACGGATCATTTTTTTGAAACTCGACCCAACCCTCTCGAAGATTTCAGGATTTCAGGAAACAAGAccagaaaaaccaaaaagaagacaagaaagggaaaaagaatggGTTAACTCCACAAGAAAAcatgagaaaaagaacaatacaataaagaaaaaacagaacCGGGTGGGGCATCCAATCAACGGATCTTTTTTGAGAAACTCGATCCAACCCCTTCCTCTCGCTCTCCAGAACTTCAATTTCTTCTCTTCCTTGAAAATCTTTGAATTCTTCTTCCATGGACATTGTAGAGAgtaaaggaaagaagaaatagaGACGACTAGAAGAAGAGACTctgtattatatgtatatccACGTgtctattaataatatatattaggtaAATTACACCCACCTCTATTAAGGTTtaccatatatattaaacaactaaaaggtaataaaatgattaaaaatgcatactcttttaattaaatacaaattcacTAAAAACATTgatcgacaaaaaaaaaagggggatAAGTTATGTTTTACCATCCAAACTATAAtcgtttttataatttgatatttatattttttttgtgtcaactttcTTTCTcagttttacaaaattttgggctttgtcatttataactatcttttcaccaagttttttgtcaaaagaAATTACATGCAGTACACATTGTAgtatcaaatgaaaaatatgaagctctgtgttaaaattaaaagaaaaaactcaaTGTATGTgtcagtattatattttataacagAAATAAAGAGTAAAACTTACAAATTGGAAACTGCATGATAAGACtacatcataaaaaaaattgtgaaaaaatattatataaaataaagtttatatgcATGAACacatcaaaagtaaaaaaaaaaaactacaatgACAtaggtattttttaaaagacagaataattaaaactaaaaacacAAACAGAATATTTAGAAATGATTGAGCACCTTAAAAACAATGTCTTGAAATTGATttgttcattaaatttatatgaatcatatatttgaatagctcttacttaaaaattattttaaatgacaAAGACATGATCCAATGAACGACCtatcaatattaatgaaaataaggTCAAGATGTTAGagataaaaacaaagagaGTAATAAAgagaagttaaaaaaaaatctaggTTAATTACTGGAAAGGTTttctattatttcttttaaaaaaaaaaccagaattaaattataattaaaataaaatacatactAATTACTCCAAACTCCAAACAAAGACGACATAACCCCACACTTGAAGTCATTTACAGTTACTTCCCATTCCCGTGGAAGATTCTAAGAATCATCCCCTAAATTCCTATTATATTCAAACCCCTCACCTCGCTTTCTTCCAACATACGTCCCGACAAACGTAGGCATGGTTGAATTTTGAATGTAAGAGGGAATAGACGAGAGAGAAATCATTTTATGTAACATACAATTTACATGTGTTGTTAGGGAGTTGAACAATTAAGACAACTTTGTTATTAAATTAGGGGCACAAAGTCATCAAGTGTGGTGTGGTGTGGTGTTGACAACAAGAAGAGTAGAAGGGGTGACTGAGTAGTGTAGTAACAGTAAATAGGAATATGCTGTGGAATTCTGATATATACTTCGACACATCACTCCCTTTATACCGCCACTTCATCACCTGCTACGCCCAGCCCAAGCATATCCTCTAAATATATTCTAGTCTTTTACTAATAAATCCTCCCCCAAATCACATTAATGTTGTCAATCTTCATTCTTAATTTGctcatatttcaatttaatatcttgaattgggggcataattaatcatgaagTTCGGGAAGAGGTTGAAACAGCAGATAGAGCAGAGTTTGCCTGGATGGCGGGACAATTTCTTGTCGTACAAGGAGTTGAAGAAGCTGGTGAGGAGGttaatatcatcatcatcgtcgtCGTCGTTGGAGTACTGTGGGGGGAATTTCAAGGCGGAGTTTGTGTATTTGTTGAATAATGAGATGGAGAAATTCAATGCCTTCTTCATGGAGCAAGAAGAGGATTTTGTTATTCGCCATAAGGTAACTTAGTTTTTACTACTACTGCTACTAGACTAGCTAGTACTTAATGAGCAAAAGGGCATTTGGATGCAGGAATTGAGACAGAGAATAGAGAGAGTGATGAACACTTTGGGACCAAACGGGACTCGGCCATCACCTCTGGAGTACAGAGAGGAGATGGCAAAGATTAGAAAAGAGATTGTCAATTTCCATGGTGAAATGGTTCTTTTAGTGAATTACAGCAATATCAACTACACAGGGTTGGCCAAGATACTGAAGAAGTTCGACAAGAGAACCGGCGGAGTTTTGCGCCTGCCCTTCATCCAAAAGGTCCTCCAACAGCCTTTCTACACCACCGACGTTATCTCAAAGCTCGTCAAGGAATGCGAAACCACCATAGATACGGTGTTTCCGCCGTCCGCCACAAAATCAACGGCAGGATTGGCGGTCCCCGGAGAAGGAATTTTCAGGAACACGGTCGCGGCGCTCCTCACAATGCACGACATCCGACGCGGCAGCTCCACTTACAGCCATTTTTCTCTGCCGCCCCTCAACTTTCCGGATTTTGATGTAATTCAGTCCTTGCAACTACTTTCTCCTATACAAATTCCATGATGCCAtaatgaaattacaaaaaattaatgggCAAAAAACTCCTTAaacgaaaaaaagaaaagaaaacagggGCAACTTGAGTTTTTGTAACATATGCTCACCCGCCTCCTTTTTCAATGTAATTAAGTCTATTATACTCAAATGACAAAGTTTCCCATGTATTCATCATCTCTTGACTTTCAAATTCAGCAATCgtacttgtttttttttttctttaatcataaaatgacACATTAAACTGGCAAAAAAATCAAGTACCCATTGCATACTATAAGAGTGAGGCGTGTAatcatcaaaaaaaaaaagtgaggtgcgtaaagggataaattatgttttttttgtgtgtgtgtgtaaatttagaaagttatttttttttaa encodes:
- the LOC105170971 gene encoding SPX domain-containing protein 3-like; this encodes MKFGKRLKQQIEQSLPGWRDNFLSYKELKKLVRRLISSSSSSSLEYCGGNFKAEFVYLLNNEMEKFNAFFMEQEEDFVIRHKELRQRIERVMNTLGPNGTRPSPLEYREEMAKIRKEIVNFHGEMVLLVNYSNINYTGLAKILKKFDKRTGGVLRLPFIQKVLQQPFYTTDVISKLVKECETTIDTVFPPSATKSTAGLAVPGEGIFRNTVAALLTMHDIRRGSSTYSHFSLPPLNFPDFDVIQSLQLLSPIQIP